The following coding sequences are from one Nicotiana tabacum cultivar K326 chromosome 1, ASM71507v2, whole genome shotgun sequence window:
- the LOC107799241 gene encoding uncharacterized protein LOC107799241 — MILYLIPNIATTIDQNFRDFNTMYPFALSLFPLLLLLMFIFSFLSIPSISTNQHANNKNLPQPITNMESQELEILFKIMESMSSDQNWRISHPNPCKQSSSWLGIECKKSNIDNMFHVTRLDFGTNPNPTCKNTSTFPSQIFQLPNLESIFFIQCFTYIKTRMTFPKTRILSLSLQQLSLRSNPSLFGSIPPQISLLKSLQILTLSQNNLVGQIPLEIFTLSSLVHLDLSYNKFTSKIHDQIGNFKNLVGLDLSYNNFIGPIPNTIGQLGTLQKLDLSSNSFTGKIPESIENLHSLIFLALSNNKLSGNFPKGLIKLQSLQYFLMDDNPMFISLPVEFSQLKKLQELRLSTSGYSGKIPSSYSKLLNLSTLSLQNNRLTGEIPVEFSSFSHMYHLNLSRNFLDGVVPFNSSFLKRLGRNLDLSGNPGLCFNPPEANGVYVGVNICGRNKNSSIIMPLKKSEASYGVMKSFFLMFVLCTMALYYLLFFV; from the coding sequence ATGATTCTATACCTAATACCAAATATAGCTACAACAATTGATCAGAACTTCAGAGACTTTAACACAATGTATCCATTTGCACTCTCTTTGTTTCCTTTGCTTCTACTCCTCATGTTCATCTTCTCATTTCTTTCTATCCCTTCTATCTCAACCAATCAACATGCAAATAACAAGAATCTCCCACAGCCAATTACTAACATGGAATCCCAAGAACTTGAAATCCTTTTCAAGATTATGGAATCCATGTCTTCTGATCAAAATTGGAGAATTTCCCATCCAAATCCATGTAAACAAAGTTCATCTTGGCTTGGAATAGAGTGCAAAAAAAGTAATATTGATAACATGTTTCATGTTACTAGGCTTGATTTTGGTACAAATCCAAACCCCACATGCAAAAATACATCAACTTTCCCTTCACAAATTTTTCAACTCCCAAATCTTGAATCTATTTTCTTTATTCAATGTTTCACATATATCAAAACAAGAATGACTTTTCCAAAAACAAGAATTCTAAGCCTTTCACTCCAACAACTTAGTCTAAGATCAAATCCTTCACTTTTTGGTTCAATCCCACCTCAAATATCACTACTAAAATCACTTCAAATTCTTACTTTGTCACAAAACAATCTTGTTGGTCAAATTCCTTTAGAAATCTTTACCTTGAGTTCACTTGTACATCTTGATTTAAGCTACAACAAGTTTACAAGCAAAATCCATGACCAAATTGGTAATTTCAAGAATCTTGTTGGCTTAGATTTAAGCTACAACAATTTCATTGGTCCAATTCCTAACACAATTGGCCAACTTGGTACACTTCAAAAGCTTGACTTAAGTTCTAATTCATTCACTGGAAAAATTCCAGAGAGTATAGAAAATCTACATTCTTTGATTTTCTTGGCTTTAAGTAACAATAAATTAAGTgggaattttcctaaaggtttaaTTAAGTTGCAGAGTTTACAATATTTTCTTATGGATGATAATCCAATGTTTATTTCATTACCAGTTGAGTTCAGTCAGCTGAAAAAACTTCAAGAATTGAGACTTTCAACTTCTGGTTATTCAGGAAAAATACCATCAAGTTATTCAAAACTCTTGAATTTAAGCACATTGTCATTACAAAATAATCGATTAACGGGCGAAATTCCAGTTGAATTTTCTAGTTTTTCACATATGTATCACTTGAATTTGAGCAGAAATTTTTTGGATGGTGTTGTTCCATTTAATTCAAGTTTCTTGAAAAGACTTGGTAGGAATTTGGACTTAAGTGGAAATCCAGGGCTTTGTTTTAATCCACCTGAGGCAAATGGAGTTTATGTTGGAGTTAATATTTGTGGGAGAAACAAAAATAGTTCTATAATTATGCCATTGAAGAAATCTGAAGCTTCATATGGAGTAATGAAGTCATTTTTTCTTATGTTTGTTTTGTGTACTATGGCTTTGTATTATTTGTTGTTCTTTGTTTAG
- the LOC107799240 gene encoding HVA22-like protein f, with protein MGALGTIAKSLNGLIGPGVELLYPLYSSMRAIESPSPLDDQQWLTYWVLYSFITLFELSCWKILQWLPFWPYIKLVCCMWLVLPIFNGAAYIHENFIRRHVKVGSQISSTYPENQRKALQMMSLDARKAVERYIEKYGPDAFDKVVKAAEREAKKH; from the exons ATGGGTGCTCTTGGAACTATTGCTAAGAGTTTGAATGGGCTAATCGG CCCTGGAGTGGAGCTTCTTTATCCTTT GTATTCTTCTATGCGAGCAATTGAGAGCCCTTCACCACTAGATGATCAACAATGGCTAACCTATTGGGTTCTCTACTCATTTATAACTCTTTTTGAGTTATCTTGCTGGAAAATCCTCCAATG GCTTCCATTTTGGCCATACATCAAGCTTGTATGTTGTATGTGGTTGGTGCTACCAATTTTCAATGGAGCAGCTTATATACATGAGAATTTTATAAGAAGACATGTTAAAGTTGGGAGTCAAATTAGCTCAACATatcctgaaaatcaaagaaagGCTCTTCAAATGATGAGCTTAGATGCAAGAAAAGCAGTTGAGAGATACATAGAAAAATATGGACCTGATGCCTTTGATAAGGTCGTCAAAGCG GCGGAAAGAGAAGCAAAGAAACACTGA